One window of Desulfovibrio aminophilus genomic DNA carries:
- the feoB gene encoding ferrous iron transport protein B, translating into MVIALAGNPNCGKTTMFNALTGARQHVGNWPGVTVEKKTGVTRLDDAAMTVVDLPGTYSLTAYSEEELVARDFLVNERPEVVVDVLNAGALERNLYLAVQFLELGVPVVLALNMMDEVRKEGKEIDVALLEKLTGCPAVETVARAGQGTRALMEAARKLSTAHKGQAWQPLRITYGSDLDPVLGEMECLVERKGLLTDKLPARWVALKYLEGDTRLMEMGRAADPALSERLEGMAAKVADHLQKTLDATPDAIIADYRYGWIAAIVRQAVRRPGVDAQRLSISDQMDRVLTHRLAGPVIMIGIVYLIYTITFTLGEVPMGWVESFFGWLGDTATAVLPEGLLRSMIVSGVIDGVGGVMGFVPLILIMFLLISALEDSGYIARMAYMLDRVFRIFGLHGTSVLPFIVSGGIAGGCAVPGVMATRTLRSPKEKLATLLVSPFMTCGAKIPVFLMLAAAFFPGAEADVMFAITLAAWASALLVARLLRSTIIKGEATPFVMELPPYRIPTLRGVLIHTFERTYEYIRKAGTVILAISILLWAGMTFPSLPEETATAFQERQAALEQKVEEAKAAGAGEEQIAALEAQVSTAAADEAEAALENTLAGRLGHALEPFSRLAGFNWRVNISLVGGFAAKEVIVSTLGTAYSLGEVDAEEPASLSERLAGDPDFSKASAIALMAFTLLYAPCFVTVVAMARESSWKWAGFSMIFNTLLAFVVAVGLYQASRLVL; encoded by the coding sequence ATGGTCATCGCCCTGGCCGGCAACCCCAATTGCGGCAAGACCACCATGTTCAACGCCCTCACCGGCGCGCGGCAGCACGTGGGCAACTGGCCCGGCGTGACCGTGGAGAAGAAGACCGGCGTGACCCGCCTGGACGACGCGGCCATGACCGTGGTCGACCTGCCCGGAACCTACTCCCTCACGGCCTACAGCGAAGAGGAGCTGGTGGCCCGCGATTTCCTGGTGAACGAGCGTCCCGAGGTGGTGGTGGACGTGCTCAACGCCGGGGCCCTGGAGCGCAACCTCTATCTCGCCGTGCAGTTCCTGGAGCTGGGCGTGCCCGTGGTCCTGGCCCTGAACATGATGGACGAGGTGCGCAAGGAGGGCAAGGAGATCGACGTGGCCCTCCTGGAGAAACTCACCGGCTGCCCGGCCGTGGAGACCGTGGCCCGCGCGGGCCAGGGCACGCGCGCGCTGATGGAGGCGGCCCGGAAACTTTCCACGGCCCACAAGGGGCAGGCCTGGCAGCCCCTGCGCATCACCTACGGCTCGGACCTGGACCCGGTGCTCGGCGAGATGGAATGCCTCGTGGAGCGCAAGGGCCTGCTCACGGACAAGCTCCCGGCCCGCTGGGTGGCGCTCAAGTACCTGGAGGGCGACACCCGGCTCATGGAGATGGGCCGCGCCGCCGATCCGGCGCTCTCCGAGCGGCTGGAGGGCATGGCGGCCAAGGTGGCCGACCACCTCCAGAAGACCCTCGACGCCACGCCCGACGCCATCATCGCGGACTACCGCTACGGCTGGATCGCGGCCATCGTGCGCCAGGCCGTGCGGCGGCCCGGGGTGGACGCCCAGCGCCTGTCCATCTCGGACCAGATGGACCGCGTGCTGACCCACCGCCTGGCCGGGCCGGTGATCATGATCGGCATCGTCTACCTCATCTACACCATCACCTTCACCCTGGGCGAGGTGCCCATGGGCTGGGTGGAGAGCTTCTTCGGCTGGCTGGGCGACACGGCCACCGCCGTCCTGCCCGAGGGCCTGCTGCGCTCGATGATCGTCTCCGGCGTCATCGACGGCGTGGGCGGGGTCATGGGCTTCGTGCCGCTCATTCTGATCATGTTCCTGCTCATCTCGGCCCTGGAGGACTCCGGCTACATCGCGCGCATGGCCTACATGCTCGACCGCGTCTTCCGCATCTTCGGCCTGCACGGCACCTCGGTGCTGCCCTTCATCGTCTCCGGCGGCATCGCCGGCGGCTGCGCCGTGCCCGGCGTCATGGCCACGCGCACCCTGCGCAGCCCCAAGGAGAAGCTGGCCACCCTGCTCGTCTCCCCGTTCATGACCTGCGGCGCGAAGATCCCGGTCTTCCTCATGCTGGCCGCGGCCTTCTTCCCCGGGGCCGAGGCCGACGTCATGTTCGCCATCACCCTGGCGGCCTGGGCCTCGGCCCTGCTCGTGGCCCGGCTCCTGCGCTCGACCATCATCAAGGGCGAGGCCACGCCCTTCGTCATGGAACTGCCGCCCTACCGCATCCCCACGCTGCGCGGCGTGCTCATCCACACCTTCGAGCGCACCTATGAATACATCCGCAAGGCGGGCACGGTGATCCTGGCCATCTCCATCCTGCTCTGGGCAGGCATGACCTTCCCCTCGCTGCCCGAGGAGACCGCGACGGCCTTCCAGGAGCGCCAGGCCGCCCTGGAACAGAAAGTGGAGGAGGCCAAGGCCGCGGGCGCGGGCGAGGAACAGATCGCGGCCCTGGAGGCGCAGGTTTCGACCGCAGCCGCCGACGAGGCCGAGGCCGCCCTGGAGAACACCCTGGCCGGACGTCTGGGCCACGCCCTGGAGCCCTTCTCCCGGCTGGCGGGCTTCAACTGGCGCGTGAACATCTCCCTGGTGGGCGGCTTCGCGGCCAAGGAGGTCATCGTCTCCACCCTGGGCACGGCCTACTCCCTGGGCGAGGTGGACGCCGAGGAACCGGCCTCGCTCTCCGAGCGCCTGGCCGGCGACCCGGACTTCTCCAAGGCCTCGGCCATCGCCTTGATGGCCTTCACCCTGCTCTACGCCCCCTGCTTCGTGACCGTGGTGGCCATGGCCCGGGAGTCGAGCTGGAAGTGGGCCGGATTCAGCATGATCTTCAACACCCTGCTGGCCTTCGTCGTGGCCGTGGGACTCTATCAGGCCTCCCGGCTCGTGCTCTGA
- a CDS encoding Rid family detoxifying hydrolase: MNAITVIHTDKAPAALGPYSQALAWNGLLVLSGQTGLDPASGELVPDFAGQVRRVLDNLGAVLAQAGAGFNDVLAADVFLTDMGRFAEFNAIYAEYFREHKPARTTVAVAALPKGGQVEIRFLARQPGA, encoded by the coding sequence ATGAACGCGATCACGGTCATCCACACGGACAAGGCCCCGGCCGCTCTGGGGCCCTACTCCCAGGCCCTGGCCTGGAACGGGCTGCTCGTCCTGAGCGGCCAGACCGGCCTGGACCCGGCCTCGGGCGAACTCGTCCCGGACTTCGCCGGGCAGGTCCGGCGGGTGCTGGACAACCTGGGCGCGGTGCTGGCCCAGGCCGGAGCGGGCTTCAACGACGTGCTGGCCGCGGACGTCTTCCTCACGGACATGGGGCGCTTCGCGGAGTTCAACGCCATCTACGCCGAGTACTTCCGGGAGCACAAACCGGCCCGCACCACCGTGGCCGTGGCCGCGCTGCCCAAGGGCGGGCAGGTGGAGATCAGGTTCCTGGCCCGGCAGCCCGGGGCCTGA
- a CDS encoding 2-amino-3,7-dideoxy-D-threo-hept-6-ulosonate synthase, translating into MQLGKSIRIERIVNRNNGRTIIVPLDHGVTVGPLYGLVDLRATVDQIADGGANAVLMHKGLPRCSHRGRGRDVGLIIHLSASTTLSPHPNAKALVGTVEDALKLGADGVSVHINMGDEAEGRMLADLGQMAAKANEWGMPLLAMMYARGPAVTDPYDKDVVAHCARVALELGADIIKVPYTGDPESFERVVEACCVPVVIAGGPKLDDTRSLVQMVHDSVRAGGAGLSVGRNIFQHEHPARLLTALGKVVHEDWGVDQAMELLA; encoded by the coding sequence ATGCAACTGGGCAAATCCATCCGCATCGAGCGCATCGTCAACCGCAACAACGGTCGGACCATCATCGTCCCCCTGGACCACGGCGTCACCGTGGGCCCGCTCTACGGGCTGGTGGACCTGCGGGCCACCGTGGACCAGATCGCCGACGGCGGGGCCAACGCCGTGCTCATGCACAAGGGCCTGCCGCGCTGCTCCCATCGCGGGCGCGGACGCGACGTGGGCCTGATCATCCACCTCTCGGCCAGCACCACCCTCTCGCCCCATCCCAACGCCAAGGCCCTGGTGGGCACGGTGGAGGACGCCCTGAAGCTGGGCGCGGACGGGGTTTCGGTGCACATCAACATGGGCGACGAGGCCGAGGGCCGCATGCTGGCCGACCTGGGCCAGATGGCGGCCAAGGCCAACGAATGGGGCATGCCGCTCCTGGCCATGATGTACGCGCGCGGACCGGCCGTCACGGACCCCTATGACAAGGACGTGGTGGCCCACTGCGCCCGGGTGGCCCTGGAACTGGGCGCGGACATCATCAAGGTGCCCTACACCGGCGACCCGGAGAGCTTCGAGCGCGTGGTGGAGGCCTGCTGCGTGCCGGTGGTCATCGCCGGAGGCCCCAAGCTCGACGACACCCGCAGCCTGGTCCAGATGGTCCACGACTCGGTGCGCGCCGGCGGCGCGGGGCTTTCCGTGGGCCGGAACATCTTCCAGCACGAGCATCCCGCCCGTCTGCTGACCGCCCTGGGCAAGGTGGTGCACGAGGACTGGGGCGTGGACCAGGCCATGGAACTGCTGGCCTGA
- a CDS encoding chemotaxis response regulator CheY, with translation MPYDKNMRILVVDDFSTMRKIIKNILRQLELTNVVEADDGTTAWEVLNRDNIDFIVSDWNMPKMSGIELLRKVRASEEYAATPFLMVTAEAQQENIIEAVQAKVSNYIVKPFTPETLAQKIDKIFGK, from the coding sequence ATGCCTTACGATAAAAACATGCGCATTCTCGTGGTGGACGACTTCTCCACCATGCGCAAGATCATCAAGAACATCCTGCGCCAGCTGGAACTGACCAACGTGGTGGAGGCCGACGACGGCACCACCGCCTGGGAGGTTCTCAATCGGGACAACATCGATTTCATCGTCTCGGACTGGAACATGCCCAAGATGAGCGGCATCGAGCTTCTGCGCAAGGTCCGGGCCAGCGAGGAATACGCGGCCACGCCGTTCCTCATGGTCACGGCCGAGGCCCAGCAGGAAAACATCATCGAGGCCGTGCAGGCCAAGGTCTCCAACTACATCGTCAAACCCTTCACCCCCGAGACCCTGGCCCAGAAGATCGACAAGATCTTCGGCAAGTAG
- a CDS encoding Hpt domain-containing protein, giving the protein MNGDVVERIDADLAELVDRFLECSRRDQEELERALELGDMETARRIGHSAKGAGAAYGFLGLRDLGRELETAAGRGETESVRALALRLRGYLENVRVEYA; this is encoded by the coding sequence ATGAACGGTGACGTGGTGGAGCGCATCGACGCGGACCTGGCCGAGCTGGTGGACCGGTTCCTGGAGTGTTCCCGGCGGGACCAGGAGGAACTGGAGCGGGCCCTGGAACTCGGGGACATGGAGACCGCCCGGCGCATCGGCCACAGCGCCAAGGGCGCGGGCGCGGCATACGGCTTCCTTGGGCTGCGCGACCTGGGCCGGGAGTTGGAGACGGCGGCCGGGCGCGGCGAGACCGAATCGGTCCGGGCGCTGGCGTTGCGGCTGCGGGGATATTTGGAGAACGTCCGGGTGGAGTACGCCTGA